AATTTTGATTGGAACTCGATTAAGATATTCGAGACTTTTTTAGGCGTGTAACTTAAAGCGGTATTCAATTTTACATTCTAAGTAATATTTCCGAACGCAGCCAGTAACGTCATTCCCTTATCAAACtgtcaatgtcaaaaaaattcaaaatatacaattacaccTTAGTTGTTTCGTTTTAAGTATACATTGTTTTCAttagttaaaatatacttataagtgccttaataatgaaattactGATTTAAAATACCTAGAGTtactttagtaaatatattgtagtaACCTCAGTTTAAATAAGAAGTAGTTAAGTTAAATATTGCTGTAAAGTTTGTTACTTGTTAGACTTAACTATGTCTTCGCCGATATCTATATCTGACGATGATGATAGTTTTGATGTAACACCTTCTCTTATAGAGGTTCCTAATATGAGTAACACGATTGTTTTGTCCGACGATGAGGATGAAGAACCTTCACAGTCCGACGTAAAAATGGCCAGGCGGGGTATTATAAAGAATCTTTTTCCTACAACATCTAAAGGGAAAGGATGTTTTACTAAAGTTGAAACAAAGACATTGCAAAATAAACCGCAGCATGATATTACTATGGAAGGTGTTAAAGTCACCCTACCCGTGGACCCGTATAGTTGTCAAAAGGCTGTAATGTCCAAAGTAAttggtttataatattttatattgtatgagACGGTTCACAtgctgttttaattaaaaccaacATTTGtagtcaatttttttatttattgttaaaagtcTGTGTGCGAAATTTCCGGTTCGACCCCGGGTGAGAACCACAGACTTTACTCTTACATCATTTGTACAATGCATGCTCAATGGTAAAGAGAACACTGAAGGAATCTGAGTGTTTCAAATgctattcatataattataactataatcaTAGTATTAAACCTACTCTGTATATATCTCTATATATGTTGTATAGTGATATGAGCCCTAAAATCAAGCTCAGACAAATTAGCagtctgtttatatatttatttgaaactttacttaccttaaaacattattagaagtttatgttaaacatatatatttaattaattatgttcctGAGAATTTATAAAGttgtatataacaaagtattctatgtatattaagtcaaaataataaatggttgctatatatatgatttaaatatgagctacagttatttatatattacataatttcatgttttaaatataaaatcttttttctcTTTTAGGTTATATGTGCTCTCAATAGAAAAGAAAATTGTATGGTGGAAAGTCCCACGGGAACTGGCAAAACTCTAGCACTTCTCTGTGCAACATTAGCTTGGCAGAAGAAGTTCCAAGGTGAGtacaaatattgtaacataaattaaaaaagaaaacattttgtaattttaattttttttattatttttaaatagctttaAAATGGCTTaacttatttgtttaatatgtaaaacaaaaaatcaacTCCAATTGAAACAATTtctaataattatctaaatacTCTGACCATATTGATTTATTGTgttgttcatttaaaaaaaaaaacactttttcccaacacatatatatattttacagataTGTTAAGATTGAATTTTGTCACTGTTTTGAAATGTGAGTTTTATAGAAAaaactgttaataaaaattaatttactatttaattttataaattatcttttaaacttGCTATGTAGGAATTggcttattacatttatatagaaaatttgCCCTAATAAtgatacacaatattttttttttgttaaaacagcCAGTTATATAAttcctaaataataattataaaagaaaactgataatatttacacaaaccTATATAGACCATTTATCCTTACTTACAAACGAATTAATACTAAAAtggtatatataacatattaaagaaaaaaatatctggTTTTTGGCCAAATATTAGGATAGGCCTTAGGATATAAAGATGTTGTAAGTTTAatacagttaaaaataaaatgtcatgtcaaaatgtaaatattaaaaaataatattaaaaaaaaattaataacttaatattaaatatataggaACTGCTAGCTTTTAAATGGTgtgataatcatttttttttattaatagctaGAAACAATcaattttcaaaaatcgaatcattcaattttatttgtcgTCAAAATCGCGCGTTTTGAATATTTGCTACTTCTCATATTTTTAAGACTAATTTCCTTTTTTCCCTAAACTTCGATGCTGATCTTACTTAAGTCGTGGTTTCATATCAACATAcgtaaatattgatataattcaGATTAACCGTTGACTTATACCGATAAAAAATACTGCGTATTTTTAATAGAGTTTTTCAAACTACCTTAGATGCAAATCTCTATAAGATAACGCGGCATCACGTCACCTATACCGATActgattttaataacaaatcgTATACATTTGAGGATGGCGAATATTTTAACAGTTGTATCGGAAATCAGTTTCGACTTTTAAGTTCAGAATATCgcgaaatagattataatctaacagtaTTTACAATATCTGTACTTAGATTTAAaagacttaatatttattaccacTGAAATTTACCTGTCACCtgttatgacgacctccgtggtcgtgtgtacaccggtttttatggggcgtactctgaggtcccgggttcgattcccggccgagtcgatgtagaaaaagtttactacttttctatgttgtcttgggtctggatgtttgtggtactgtctttacttctgattttccataacacaagttgctttagctgcttaaattgggattagagtaatgtgcctatgtgatgttgtccaatatttatatatctcaaTGACAACTCCAAGTTTGAAACTTGGAAGAGTTTACACTCCTTTCTCCGTAAATATCGTGCTTTATTTCCTAGTGCATGGTATTAACAGCTGTATACATACCTATAAGTCTACTTAACTTTGAAAGCGCATCAATATTACATAAACACAACAACGAATCCGTACCACAAACGGTTAAGTTATGAGAAGCGTCAATTGATCACAAGTGCTCGCGTGCGCAGTTTTCGTAACGAACAAACAGacttataaatcaaaaatactgTCACACGACATCGTGAACAGCCTAACACGAAAATTGCAGAACAACCGAATGCATTTCTGGCATGCGAACCATTTGCATCGGGTAAGGGCGTAGCTGatatttttcatgttttttattgttacctGATTGGCCCATTCATTTTGTCAATTGCATCGCGTTATGTGGATGATCCGATCGTTTGTGATTTTCGACatgaatatatgtttattaatcgGTGgtaaactcgaaactcaccgtagaacaacaaacaacaacatgtacactctgtaaatttcccactactgggccaaGGCTTCTTCTCTCAGAGGAGGTtttgagcatattccaccacgctgctccaatactgGTTggggattcacatgtggcagaattttgttcaAATTAGATACAGGCAGGCTTTCTTATAATGTTTTCCCTTACCACACGACGAGatgaatgtaaatataaaaattcagtggttgcctgggtttaaacccgcaatcatcggttaagatgaaagcgttctaaccactgcaaAACCATCTCAGCTTTTTACACTTTTTCTTCACCGACGAACGAGAGTGAAATTTGGGATATAAGAATGTAATATACCATATAGGGTTTAATCATTTGTAGGATACACGTATTaaaatggcgtatcaccgtAGTTCGGTTGTATTTGATACTAGTTCTCGCCCGCGTCTTCTCTCGCGATTCAGGTGTTTTGTTGTCACATGTTAGGCCAAAAAAGTAGCACATGTCCTTCcatggagtttaaatttgcttgatataaaatttcatcaaattcggttcattggtttgtagtaaagaacgacagacagacagagctacctttacatttataatattagtgtagattgaACAAAACATTCTTGTCTTTCATCCGTACGAAGTCGAAAAAAACAGCTAGTTAATCTTGagcttaatgttaataatattagtttgcaaataactatattatctatattaaattgtacTGCACTTAACGTGATAAAACTAATTATCTTATCTCTGAatgtaaaaaacaaatgtattttttaaatatttgcataatTGTCATTTTGTATAATAGTATTTAGATTGCCACACCCGGTCATAACTACATAGGGCAACattgaaaatcaatgtttaatttttggGACCCAACTTGTAAGCTGCGCATCCATTATTGGACACGAGAACTATCATTAATCatcaaatctttattatatgttttcttatttcgttttttataattgtgGCGTGtcctaaataatcatttattgttttttttttcttaaattctcTGATCTAGTACTAAAAGGACCAATGTCAATATACTACTATTTATAGTACGTTCTTGTGGTAACTAGAATAGAAACTGATGTTTTTAGTTGCGTTCAGGCTTAATCtataattacgggttcaaactcaggaaAAATCCACTgtcttcatgtgcttaacttgtgtttaaaatacatctcgtactcggcggtgaaggaaaacatcgcgaaaaTGTATATCAACCAATGCAAATAGGAGCATCGTGTTGGAAAACACCCCAAATCTTCTTATCAAAGGGAGAGGTAGTTTTATCCCTGCAGTGACATATGCAAGCtaattttactttaactttAGTATAATTAAGCTTAATCCGTTTGAGCCAACACAAAAATGTTTAGATTATTAGGCAAAAGCGCATCGTAATGTATACTTAAGATTGTAATTAAGCCATTTTAGCATCCGCCCACTTAAATGACAATGGTAAAACGAATAATATGATAGCACGAAAAATTGTCATCATGATTATGAATTTTCATATACAACTGTTTtgtgattttgtatttaaaacgaCTCTTTAACTCGATCGCACTGCCAGCAGTTCCATCCCTGAAGTTCCGAACAGTTATAAACATTTCACGCGAACGATAACTTTCAAGTCCCGATACATTATAAGTAATGTGATTACGACTTTGGAAATCGGAAAATATCAAACTTTTCAACACCGATTCGTCGATGATCGTATATCGAAGATACATTGAATTACACTGATACACGGCACGAGGAATAATGCTTAATAAAAGTCGAAACTTGTACCTAAGTCTTGTATATTTGTAGGCAATTTCAAACGAAGCGATTGCGGCTGGTTTTCTTcgttataaattcaatatttaaaacgatatttAGCGATTAAATTTAATGCGagtttataactttttactaacgtaaaattatatgtttCGTGTATATTACCTGCAAACGTTCTATTACGGTAAGTCCAAAATAACAGAGCTCATTCTATTCGCTTAAAGTCGCTTCGTATGTCACCTGTCAAATCTTAAAAATTCACTGTTATCCTGTTTGAAATAAGTGAACCCATGTAATTTAAAGCACAACTTAGTTTCTCAGACTGATAGCGCATTGGTGATTGAAGAAATGgacaatatttcttacagcgccattgtctataggcggtgaccacttaccaaaatGTGGCTCATTTTCCCATAAccctacatatattattaataataaagtttaaggGGATAGTAAAACTtaataactctttttttttgtaagggCTATATTTGAATAGACCTATAATCATTACTGATAATTCAAGGAACCTGTCTGGGTTGTACAAAGCCGTACTATTTGGTATAATTGGCCGTTGGCCGAATTTAAATTCTGAAATGTAATAATCCATATCAAATGTTTGTTCAAATTTTCTCGCATAATTTTCTTGTTGAGGATATATTCTACTATGCAACGCTATACGTTAAAATTATTGTTCTCCCCTCCCATGGTTCTTGGCAAGTATACATCGAAACATCAAATTGTCGGTTTGGAAGGATCGCATCCTCTTAATTTTATACCCCTAAATTTATATCTCTAAAATAGCATAAATATGAACTAagatttacttggtagtagggcacTGTgctagcccgcctgggtaggtaccacccactcatcagttattcttccgccaaataacagtactcagtattgttgtgttccggttggaagggtgagtgagccagagtaattacaggtacaagggacataacatcgtagttcccaaggttggtggcaaattgagGATGTaaagaatacttaatatttcttacagcgtcattgtctatgggtgatggtgaccacttaccatcaggtggcccatatgctcgtccgccaaccataaAAAAGATAGACCTTATGCTGAAAATATTCTAGAGTAACCTTCAAAAGTTCAACAGGAAGCAATAGTAGGTGTGATAacggtttttaataatttaaagagcAAAAAGTAGACTTTGTTGTATTATTGACGTTATAGGACTAAATGAATAGAAGGTACCTTATAGTTTAATACAAGCTAAGTTGTTAATATTtgcaaaaaacaaaacactgcGTATTGACATGATTTGATTTTTGGCCTCACAGAAAGTAAAATATCGAAATCAAAAACTATGCAAGCTAAAAACTGTGCCGAAATTTGATTGATGCAGTCTATGCCTAATGTCTTCGCGTTTGCGTCTCCAAACAATTTGCTCAGATAAAGTGctctaaaacataattattatcattcccGCCATTTTGGGATGaggattat
The Vanessa cardui chromosome 10, ilVanCard2.1, whole genome shotgun sequence genome window above contains:
- the LOC124533131 gene encoding uncharacterized protein LOC124533131 gives rise to the protein MSSPISISDDDDSFDVTPSLIEVPNMSNTIVLSDDEDEEPSQSDVKMARRGIIKNLFPTTSKGKGCFTKVETKTLQNKPQHDITMEGVKVTLPVDPYSCQKAVMSKVICALNRKENCMVESPTGTGKTLALLCATLAWQKKFQDQISESQAKDIIDKHPEVVGAVDYITSPLKKDVPFPENFFSRKSFARVTCAAGRGRGGRHRRRREPASGRRVAMATTPRHPPRPPLNRNHPYKQRHTAHDCSLIYHPTHKGTLHKTVFASCY